One window of Microcoleus vaginatus PCC 9802 genomic DNA carries:
- the gyrA gene encoding DNA topoisomerase (ATP-hydrolyzing) subunit A — MAKQLNLLSGQVISTPLHAEMQQSYLEYAMSVIVGRALPDVRDGLKPVHRRILYAMHELGLTPDRPYRKCARVVGDVLGKYHPHGDQSVYDALVRMVQEFSSRYPLLAGHGNFGSVDNDPAAAMRYTETRLAPIAHEAMLTQVGDATVDFTANFDSSQQEPTALPAQLPFLLLNGCTGIAVGMATNIPPHNLGEVVDGLIALIENPELSDEKLIELIPGPDFPTGGEIVATEGIVDAYTKGRGSIAVRGVAGVEEVPGNRKVRTKTAIVVTEFPFQVNKAAWIEKVAELVNAGRLDGISDLRDESDREGIRVVIELKREFTPEAVLARLYQQTDLQTNFGAILLAIVNGQPRQLTLRQLLQEFLDFREVTLTRRYNYELQAAERRCHIVQGLMLALTNLDTAIDILRNSPDGSTAKQTLQVRLNLSESQADAILAMPMRRLTGLERQNLQSEFDELMANIQELQRLLSDRRELLKALKKEFRSLKRKYADPRRTKFANGTARAANAESQFSGKKNSGVKQLSPATIQPNLLPVVEAEETIVEFSHKQYVRRLPTGERPRSKSREKSVSALEKNEDFIVTANLTKTDRTLVVLTPNGKAYPLKVADIPSSSAKDRGTPIVSLLSPSATKESAGRALSEITVAHFILPENSEAADLVTLTQQGKIKRLPMQEFADLTNRGVTVVKLKEDDRLRCASLAKVGEQVAIATSGGRVLRFEIDDEQLPPMGRAAQGSQVTRLRKQEELVGCITLDPNDSLVLFSELGWAKRMPAGSVRLTNRGEIGTQAFRFSEPKDALVGLLQAVPGTDVKLFTNSGRMLRSAIDAIAFWGKDAAGDRVFDLNPGEKIIKVISSQ; from the coding sequence ATGGCTAAACAACTCAACCTACTTTCCGGGCAAGTAATTTCTACGCCTCTGCACGCCGAGATGCAGCAATCGTACCTCGAATATGCCATGAGTGTGATCGTCGGGCGAGCTTTGCCTGATGTCCGCGACGGTTTAAAACCAGTTCACCGTCGAATTTTATATGCGATGCACGAACTCGGTCTGACGCCAGACCGACCTTACCGTAAGTGCGCCCGGGTAGTTGGAGATGTTTTGGGAAAATATCACCCCCACGGCGACCAATCGGTTTACGACGCTCTGGTACGCATGGTTCAGGAGTTTTCGAGCCGCTATCCTTTACTGGCGGGTCACGGCAATTTCGGTTCGGTGGACAATGATCCGGCGGCTGCTATGCGCTATACGGAAACGAGGCTAGCGCCGATCGCCCACGAAGCCATGCTAACCCAAGTCGGCGATGCAACTGTTGATTTTACTGCTAACTTTGACAGTTCCCAGCAGGAACCGACGGCGCTTCCTGCTCAGTTGCCGTTTCTGTTACTCAACGGCTGTACGGGCATTGCTGTGGGGATGGCAACTAATATCCCGCCGCACAATTTGGGGGAGGTGGTAGACGGTTTAATTGCTTTGATTGAAAACCCGGAACTATCCGACGAGAAGTTGATAGAACTGATTCCGGGCCCTGATTTTCCAACCGGAGGGGAAATCGTCGCTACAGAGGGCATTGTTGACGCCTACACTAAGGGTCGAGGCAGCATTGCGGTCAGGGGTGTGGCAGGGGTGGAAGAGGTGCCAGGTAATCGCAAAGTGCGTACTAAAACGGCGATCGTGGTGACGGAGTTTCCGTTTCAGGTAAATAAGGCGGCTTGGATTGAAAAGGTGGCGGAGTTGGTCAATGCTGGCCGCCTCGACGGTATTTCTGATTTGCGTGATGAGAGCGATCGCGAAGGCATTCGAGTGGTGATTGAACTCAAGCGGGAATTTACGCCAGAAGCGGTTCTCGCTCGCCTTTACCAACAAACTGACCTGCAAACAAATTTTGGGGCGATTTTGCTGGCAATTGTCAACGGTCAACCGCGACAGTTGACGCTCAGACAATTGTTGCAGGAATTTCTGGATTTCCGGGAAGTGACTCTTACCCGCCGCTACAATTACGAGTTGCAAGCTGCCGAACGCCGCTGTCATATTGTCCAAGGCTTAATGTTGGCTTTGACAAATCTCGATACAGCGATCGACATTCTCAGAAATTCTCCTGACGGTTCTACTGCTAAGCAAACTTTGCAAGTTCGCCTCAATTTAAGCGAAAGTCAAGCTGATGCGATTTTGGCGATGCCTATGCGTAGGCTCACTGGTTTGGAAAGGCAAAATTTGCAGTCTGAGTTTGATGAGTTGATGGCTAATATTCAAGAATTGCAGCGGTTGTTGAGCGACAGGCGCGAACTTTTGAAGGCTTTAAAGAAGGAATTTCGCTCGCTCAAACGCAAGTACGCTGACCCCCGTCGCACTAAATTCGCCAATGGAACTGCACGCGCAGCAAACGCCGAATCACAATTTTCTGGTAAGAAAAATTCTGGGGTCAAGCAGTTGTCGCCGGCAACGATTCAGCCTAACTTATTGCCCGTTGTAGAGGCAGAGGAAACTATTGTTGAATTTTCGCACAAGCAGTACGTGCGACGCTTGCCGACTGGGGAAAGGCCACGCTCGAAAAGTCGCGAAAAATCGGTTTCAGCTTTAGAAAAAAATGAAGATTTTATTGTGACGGCAAATCTGACCAAAACCGATCGCACTTTGGTCGTCTTAACTCCTAACGGCAAAGCTTACCCGCTGAAAGTTGCCGATATTCCTAGTAGTAGCGCCAAAGACCGGGGAACGCCGATCGTTAGTTTGTTGTCGCCGAGTGCTACTAAAGAAAGTGCCGGTCGCGCTTTGTCGGAAATCACAGTTGCACACTTTATTTTGCCGGAAAATTCGGAAGCAGCAGATTTAGTAACTCTGACTCAGCAAGGGAAAATTAAGCGCTTGCCGATGCAGGAATTTGCTGATTTGACTAATCGTGGCGTTACTGTTGTTAAACTCAAGGAGGACGATCGGCTGCGCTGTGCGAGTCTGGCTAAAGTCGGGGAGCAAGTGGCGATCGCAACTTCAGGAGGCCGAGTCCTCCGGTTTGAGATTGATGATGAACAACTGCCGCCAATGGGCCGCGCGGCCCAGGGCTCTCAAGTAACCAGGTTGCGGAAGCAGGAAGAGTTGGTGGGTTGCATCACTCTGGACCCGAACGACAGTCTGGTGCTATTTTCCGAGTTGGGTTGGGCAAAACGAATGCCTGCAGGTTCTGTCAGACTTACTAACAGAGGTGAAATTGGCACTCAAGCTTTTCGTTTCTCAGAGCCTAAAGATGCTTTAGTTGGCTTGCTGCAGGCGGTTCCGGGTACGGATGTCAAACTTTTTACTAATTCAGGCCGTATGCTGCGATCGGCTATTGATGCTATAGCTTTTTGGGGGAAAGATGCTGCGGGCGATCGAGTTTTTGACCTCAATCCGGGTGAAAAAATTATCAAAGTTATCAGCAGTCAATAG